In Erigeron canadensis isolate Cc75 chromosome 6, C_canadensis_v1, whole genome shotgun sequence, the following are encoded in one genomic region:
- the LOC122604890 gene encoding RING-H2 finger protein ATL52-like yields MEDNSLTLKLISLLVIVSLVAVLVAAYHFITVSCHNRRRIPVPPQYGHRQNHHQDIDCSLENSVVLLIPAHKHQKGAQLDAKGGECDNDEAMCSICLSEFEVDEDLRTLPECSHSFHVPCIDMWLYSHSTCPVCRSDAIPSSQILFQFLDSDSDMEVRQEASSNNI; encoded by the coding sequence ATGGAGGATAACTCATTAACACTCAAACTAATATCCCTTTTAGTCATAGTTTCTTTGGTAGCGGTCCTGGTGGCCGCTTACCATTTCATCACGGTTAGTTGTCACAATCGTCGACGAATTCCTGTACCACCACAATACGGCCACCGACAAAATCATCATCAGGATATTGACTGCAGTTTGGAGAATTCTGTGGTGCTTCTTATCCCAGCCCACAAGCATCAAAAGGGAGCCCAATTAGACGCAAAGGGAGGAGAATGTGATAACGATGAGGCCATGTGTTCGATTTGTTTGAGTGAATTTGAAGTGGATGAAGACCTAAGAACTTTACCTGAATGCTCACACTCCTTTCATGTGCCTTGTATTGATATGTGGCTTTATTCTCATTCGACTTGCCCTGTCTGTCGTTCAGATGCCATCCCTTCATCACAAATTTTGTTTCAGTTTTTGGATTCGGATTCAGATATGGAGGTTAGACAAGAAGCTTCTTCTAACAATATTTAG
- the LOC122605130 gene encoding uncharacterized protein LOC122605130 — protein sequence MLLSVDCGGTKDSTQENSVNTMIMPAKEKMGGDLLTTLSMDNNHLSTILSMDSSLSVHDEMERELNRDLGLPPDINLPLSAEPSPPPSSWNDTCDMLDVGLGPQHYEVETSINVTKIGKKCAKRLDSVWGAWFFFNFYFKPALNDKSKNKVANRENGYDKSDLKLDVFLVQHDMENMYMWTFKERPENALGKMQLRSYMNGHSRQGEKPFPFSVDKGFVRSHRMQRKHYRGLSNPQCVHGIEVVRAPNLMNLDEEERRKWMELTGRDLNFSIPLDASDFGSWRNLPSTDFEIERPPVIRNNSAHGNHQQKRLLNGSGLNLSTQLSEHVNGESNGNLNGTELTVGCNSKRKKNFFPHGTDDDNSDGVLDIHHVEPHWLTEFTGVMRNAYGPVTGAKTIYEDEEGFLIVVSLPCADLQRVKVTWKNTLSNGIVKVFCYSTGCMPILKRKDRTFKLTDPTPEHCPPGEFIREITLPTRIPEDAKLEAYGDESGTMLEIIVPKHREGPEEHEVHVCLRPYERPYVDLTETLI from the coding sequence ATGCTGTTGAGTGTTGATTGTGGTGGGACTAAAGATTCCACCCAAGAAAATAGTGTCAATACTATGATAATGCCTGCTAAAGAAAAAATGGGTGGCGATTTGTTGACGACTTTGTCTATGGATAATAATCATCTATCGACGATTTTGTCCATGGATTCGAGTTTGTCGGTACATGATGAGATGGAGAGGGAGTTGAATCGGGATCTTGGGTTACCACCAGATATCAATTTACCGCTCTCGGCTGAGCCTAGCCCTCCACCATCTTCGTGGAATGATACTTGTGATATGTTGGATGTGGGATTAGGTCCTCAACATTATGAGGTGGAAACGAGTATTAATGTGACCAAGATTGGGAAAAAGTGTGCTAAACGGCTTGATAGTGTTTGGGGGGCTtggtttttctttaatttttactttaaaccGGCTTTGAACGACAAGTCGAAGAATAAGGTGGCGAATAGGGAGAATGGGTATGATAAGTCGGATTTGAAGTTAGATGTTTTCTTAGTTCAGCATGATATGGAGAATATGTATATGTGGACTTTTAAGGAAAGGCCTGAGAATGCGTTGGGGAAGATGCAGCTGAGGAGTTATATGAACGGGCATTCTCGACAAGGTGAGAAACCGTTTCCGTTTAGTGTTGATAAAGGGTTTGTCCGGTCTCACAGAATGCAAAGGAAACACTACAGGGGACTTTCTAATCCTCAATGTGTTCATGGGATTGAAGTTGTTCGGGCTCCAAATTTGATGAATTTAGATGAGGAAGAACGGAGAAAATGGATGGAGCTTACAGGAAGGGATTTGAACTTTTCAATTCCTCTTGATGCTAGCGATTTTGGTTCCTGGAGGAATCTTCCTAGTACAGATTTTGAAATTGAACGGCCTCCTGTTATAAGGAACAATTCTGCTCATGGAAACCATCAACAAAAAAGATTGCTAAATGGTTCAGGGTTGAATCTTTCAACTCAATTATCAGAGCATGTAAATGGGGAATCAAATGGAAATTTGAATGGCACGGAACTAACTGTTGGGTGCAACAGTAAACGAAAGAAAAACTTTTTCCCACATGGAACTGACGATGATAATTCTGATGGCGTTCTTGATATCCATCATGTGGAGCCACATTGGTTGACCGAGTTTACTGGAGTTATGAGAAATGCATATGGGCCCGTGACGGGTGCCAAGACTatatatgaagatgaagaaggatTCCTCATTGTGGTCAGCTTGCCTTGTGCTGATCTTCAACGAGTCAAAGTTACATGGAAGAACACTCTTTCAAATGGGATTGTCAAGGTCTTTTGTTATAGCACAGGATGTATGCCgatcttaaaaagaaaagacaGGACTTTTAAGTTGACTGATCCGACACCCGAACACTGCCCACCTGGAGAATTCATTCGGGAAATAACTCTCCCTACGCGCATTCCTGAAGATGCTAAGTTAGAAGCTTATGGGGACGAGAGTGGGACCATGCTTGAGATTATAGTGCCTAAACATCGTGAAGGACCTGAAGAACATGAGGTGCATGTTTGTCTTCGTCCCTATGAACGGCCATATGTTGACTTGACAGaaactttaatttaa
- the LOC122605398 gene encoding uncharacterized protein LOC122605398 encodes MRSSSSVGLGLSLIFGCLLLALIAELYYLLCWKKRVTTNTEIQQECYNSPTREFLYLFCWKKPSSLTSTGITTDTQVHEPQASSSWFRPLIGESSYEDMTTVETELLRLQNPSAGPPRFLFTIKEETKEDLESEDRSSKKGSSSRGRSLSDVVFTVETPYFTPLASPPNFTPPITPRESTYRPFSPLRHSSSDAEFNRIWASPPPKFKFLRDAEDKLEKRRLIEKFGVDGCSVQKSDDYCNHNGVKDDENGAFITLIVSSKENENGHHNNIISSQSSSQVLPLAASPPTFRPRFHKNPSSH; translated from the coding sequence ATGAGATCTTCAAGTAGTGTAGGACTTGGTTTAAGTCTTATTTTTGGGTGTTTGTTGTTAGCTCTTATAGCTGAGCTTTACTATTTGTTATGCTGGAAGAAAAGAGTTACTACAAATACAGAGATTCAACAAGAATGTTACAATAGTCCAACAAGAGAGTTCTTGTACTTGTTTTGTTGGAAAAAGCCATCATCTTTGACCTCAACTGGGATAACCACAGACACCCAAGTTCATGAACCACAAGCATCCTCCTCATGGTTCAGACCACTAATTGGTGAAAGTAGTTATGAAGACATGACTACAGTTGAAACTGAGCTCTTGAGGCTGCAAAATCCCTCAGCTGGCCCACCAAGATTTTTGTTCACAATCAAAGAAGAAACAAAGGAAGATTTGGAATCAGAAGATAGAAGTAGTAAAAAAGGTTCATCATCAAGAGGAAGAAGTTTAAGTGATGTTGTTTTTACAGTTGAGACACCATATTTTACTCCACTTGCTTCACCACCAAATTTTACCCCACCTATAACACCTAGAGAGTCAACTTATAGACCATTTAGTCCCTTAAGACATTCATCAAGTGATGCTGAATTCAACAGGATTTGGGCATCACCACCTCCAAAGTTCAAGTTTTTGAGAGATGCTGAAGATAAACTTGAAAAAAGAAGACTAATTGAAAAGTTTGGAGTTGATGGTTGTAGTGTTCAAAAAAGTGATGATTATTGTAATCATAATGGAgtaaaagatgatgaaaatggcGCTTTCATCACACTCATTGTCTCTtctaaagaaaatgaaaatggtcATCACAACAATATAATCTCATCACAAAGTTCATCACAGGTACTTCCTTTAGCTGCCTCTCCTCCTACATTTAGACCGCGATTTCACAAGAATCCAAGTTCACATTAG